One window of Microbacterium sp. Root61 genomic DNA carries:
- a CDS encoding ATP-dependent Clp protease ATP-binding subunit — MPEDFTPQDGAENNGSPFDDFIARYLAGERAREERSIDLSRFLSARTQNILQEAGQFALRRGQRELDALHVLRVIVEEEPARDAVRRIGVDPGTIARAAEERLPAPTPGTAVDAAMIAPSVQRALFHAYQVARASGSTYVDPEHLFFALVIGQDAPAGQVLARAGVTAEALTQGMRETVAAGGVTTQPAETDAAASETPMLDKFGTDLTELARNGELDPVIGRADEIEQTIEILSRRTKNNPVLIGEAGVGKTAIVEGLAQAIVDGAVPEQLRDKRVIGLDLPAMLAGTRYRGDFEERLTATMDEISAHKGEVIVFIDEVHTVVGAGGGGEGAMDAGNILKPRLARGDLHLVGATTLKEYRVIEKDPALERRFQPVRVGEPSLEDAVLILRGLQPAYEAHHAITYTDEALRAAVELSDRYLPDRVLPDKAIDLIDQAGARLRLRLGVQVDVSALMARLAELEADKNAAVSAEHYEEASRIRDAIAEVQARIEEATTRGAVTDTGAVVDEAQIAAVISRATGIPVNRLTETERERLATLEDELHGRVIGQEDAVTAVAKAVRRNRTGMGDAHRPVGSFLFLGPTGVGKTELAKALAGSLFDDDTAVIRFDMSEFGERHTVSRLVGAPPGYVGYDEAGQLTERVRRNPYSIVLFDEIEKAHPDVFNLLLQVLDDGRLTDGQGRTVDFRNTVIVMTSNLGSEFLASRSGAIGFIADGGGATGFGSEKDLRDRVMGKLREAMRPEFLNRIDEIVLFRKLDKEQLRLIVRLLLGATEKRLAKREVTITVTDAAVAWLAEHGYEPEYGARPLRRLIQREVDDRIAELFVDGRLVDGGAVTVDAANDELIVATAAAEVMAQLAA; from the coding sequence ATGCCTGAAGACTTCACCCCGCAGGACGGGGCAGAGAACAACGGAAGCCCGTTCGACGACTTCATCGCGCGCTACCTCGCCGGCGAGCGCGCCCGCGAAGAGCGCTCCATCGACCTCAGTCGCTTCCTGAGCGCGCGCACGCAGAACATCCTGCAGGAGGCCGGGCAGTTCGCACTGCGCCGCGGCCAGCGCGAGCTCGACGCGTTGCACGTGCTGCGCGTCATCGTCGAGGAAGAGCCCGCCCGCGACGCCGTGCGTCGCATCGGCGTGGACCCGGGAACCATCGCCCGTGCCGCCGAGGAGCGCCTTCCCGCGCCGACACCGGGCACCGCCGTCGACGCCGCGATGATCGCGCCGTCGGTGCAGCGCGCCCTGTTCCACGCGTACCAGGTCGCCCGAGCGTCTGGTTCGACCTACGTCGACCCCGAGCACCTCTTCTTCGCGCTCGTCATCGGACAGGACGCCCCGGCGGGTCAGGTGCTGGCGCGCGCCGGCGTGACCGCCGAAGCCCTCACCCAGGGCATGCGCGAGACCGTCGCGGCCGGTGGCGTCACCACGCAGCCGGCGGAGACGGATGCCGCGGCATCCGAGACCCCGATGCTCGACAAGTTCGGCACCGACCTCACCGAACTCGCCCGCAACGGCGAGCTCGACCCCGTCATCGGCCGTGCCGACGAGATCGAGCAGACGATCGAGATCCTCAGCCGTCGCACCAAGAACAACCCGGTGCTGATCGGCGAGGCGGGCGTGGGCAAGACCGCGATCGTCGAAGGCCTGGCCCAGGCGATCGTCGACGGCGCCGTGCCCGAGCAGCTGCGCGACAAGCGCGTCATCGGACTGGACCTCCCGGCCATGCTCGCCGGCACCCGCTATCGCGGCGACTTCGAAGAGCGGCTGACCGCGACGATGGACGAGATCTCCGCCCACAAGGGCGAGGTCATCGTGTTCATCGACGAGGTGCACACGGTCGTGGGCGCCGGTGGCGGTGGCGAGGGGGCGATGGATGCCGGAAACATCCTCAAGCCCCGTCTCGCGCGCGGCGACCTGCACCTGGTCGGCGCGACCACGCTCAAGGAGTACCGCGTCATCGAGAAGGACCCGGCGCTGGAGCGTCGCTTCCAGCCCGTCCGGGTGGGGGAGCCGTCGCTCGAGGACGCCGTGCTGATCCTGCGCGGACTCCAGCCTGCGTACGAGGCGCACCACGCGATCACCTACACCGACGAGGCACTGCGGGCTGCGGTGGAGCTCTCCGACCGGTACCTGCCGGACCGGGTGCTGCCCGACAAGGCGATCGACCTCATCGACCAGGCCGGCGCGCGACTGCGGCTCCGGCTCGGCGTGCAGGTCGACGTGAGCGCGCTGATGGCGCGTCTGGCCGAACTGGAGGCAGACAAGAACGCCGCCGTCTCCGCCGAGCACTACGAGGAGGCGTCCCGCATCCGCGATGCGATCGCCGAGGTGCAGGCACGCATCGAGGAGGCGACCACGCGCGGCGCGGTGACCGACACCGGCGCTGTCGTCGATGAGGCGCAGATCGCCGCGGTGATCAGCCGGGCCACCGGCATCCCCGTCAACCGTCTCACCGAGACCGAGCGCGAGCGTCTGGCCACCCTCGAGGACGAACTGCACGGTCGGGTGATCGGACAGGAGGACGCGGTCACCGCTGTCGCCAAGGCCGTGCGTCGCAACCGCACGGGCATGGGCGACGCGCACCGCCCCGTCGGCTCGTTCCTCTTCCTCGGTCCGACCGGTGTCGGCAAGACCGAGCTGGCCAAGGCCCTCGCGGGGTCGCTGTTCGACGACGACACCGCGGTGATCCGTTTCGACATGAGCGAGTTCGGCGAGCGGCACACCGTCTCGCGGCTCGTCGGTGCCCCTCCGGGATACGTCGGCTACGACGAGGCCGGTCAGCTCACCGAGCGCGTCCGCCGCAACCCGTACTCGATCGTGCTGTTCGACGAGATCGAGAAGGCGCACCCCGACGTGTTCAACCTGCTGCTGCAGGTGCTGGATGACGGACGCCTGACCGATGGGCAGGGCCGCACTGTCGACTTCCGCAACACGGTGATCGTGATGACCTCGAACCTCGGTTCGGAATTCCTCGCGTCGCGCTCCGGCGCCATCGGCTTCATCGCCGACGGCGGCGGCGCGACCGGATTCGGCAGCGAGAAGGACCTCCGCGACCGCGTCATGGGCAAGCTCCGTGAGGCGATGCGTCCCGAGTTCCTGAACCGCATCGACGAGATCGTGCTGTTCCGCAAACTCGACAAGGAGCAGCTGCGCCTGATCGTGCGTCTGCTGCTCGGCGCCACCGAGAAGCGGCTCGCCAAGCGCGAGGTGACCATCACTGTGACGGATGCCGCCGTTGCCTGGCTCGCCGAGCACGGATACGAGCCCGAGTACGGTGCCCGCCCGCTGCGTCGCCTGATCCAGCGAGAAGTCGACGACCGCATCGCCGAACTGTTCGTCGACGGACGTCTCGTCGACGGTGGCGCGGTGACGGTGGATGCCGCGAACGACGAGCTCATCGTCGCGACGGCCGCTGCCGAGGTCATGGCACAGCTGGCCGCGTAA
- the nhaA gene encoding Na+/H+ antiporter NhaA, with the protein MSRPSLLSERAEPARAPASKRKKKHPSGDRLSAALMLIAVAIAMVWANLPDGGGYEAFWGMPVGLSIGDFSVSFTLHQLVNDALMTLFFFLVGLEVKRELTIGELTDRSRAIVPIVAAVAGLIVPAAIFVLFALSTPEVDAWGVVISTDTAFLLGALALIGPKFPARLRTFLLTLAVVDDVGALLVIGVFYSSGLSLVPFLAAVVLMVAIGFVRFLPAGRGLSYALLGAALWVAVLLAGIHPTLAGVAVALLIPVFSPRRTDVERTAVLSQAFRESPNPAYAAAVTRSLRDSLSINERVDAAWRPYVAYGVLPIFALANAGVHLSAETLRDAVTSPIAWGIVVALVVGKFVGITGATLLLRVLGKGQLAPGLGLHRIAGGAALSGIGFTIALFIVPIAITDPATQNIARVAVLAASVIAFLAGWAILSIGDRIRPPEPVGATLARPIDPERDHFKGRPAAKYTIVEYGDFECPFCSRATGSVDAVIEHFGDEVLWVWRHLPLDQPHPHAQAAAQAAEAAALQGHFFEMAQMLFTHQDHLEPADLCGYADALGLDADRFAEDFSAPAVLRRIQDDRWDAEVMDLQSTPTFFVNGRRHVGPYDSASLIRALQAQVGEARHR; encoded by the coding sequence GTGAGTCGGCCCTCCCTCCTTTCCGAGCGTGCCGAGCCGGCGCGCGCCCCCGCGTCGAAGCGCAAGAAGAAGCATCCGTCCGGGGACCGCCTCTCGGCCGCGCTGATGCTGATCGCCGTCGCGATCGCGATGGTGTGGGCGAATCTGCCGGACGGCGGCGGCTACGAGGCGTTCTGGGGGATGCCGGTCGGCCTGTCGATCGGCGACTTCTCGGTGTCGTTCACGCTGCATCAGCTCGTGAACGACGCGCTGATGACGCTGTTCTTCTTCCTCGTCGGGCTCGAGGTCAAGCGCGAACTGACGATCGGGGAGCTGACGGACCGTTCGCGCGCGATCGTGCCGATCGTCGCCGCGGTGGCGGGCCTCATCGTGCCCGCCGCGATCTTCGTCCTGTTCGCCCTCTCCACGCCCGAGGTCGACGCGTGGGGCGTGGTGATCTCCACCGACACCGCATTCCTCCTCGGCGCGCTGGCGCTCATCGGGCCGAAGTTCCCGGCGCGACTGCGCACCTTCCTGCTCACCCTCGCCGTCGTCGACGATGTCGGCGCACTCCTGGTGATCGGCGTCTTCTACAGCAGCGGCTTGAGCCTGGTGCCGTTCCTCGCCGCGGTGGTGCTGATGGTCGCCATCGGGTTCGTCCGATTCCTCCCGGCTGGCCGCGGCCTGAGCTACGCGCTGCTCGGCGCTGCGCTGTGGGTGGCGGTGCTCCTGGCCGGCATCCACCCCACGCTCGCCGGTGTCGCGGTGGCGCTGCTCATCCCGGTGTTCTCGCCCCGTCGCACCGATGTGGAGCGCACCGCCGTGCTCTCCCAGGCCTTCCGAGAGTCCCCGAATCCCGCCTACGCCGCCGCGGTGACCCGGAGCCTGCGCGACTCGCTGTCGATCAACGAGCGGGTCGACGCCGCGTGGCGTCCGTACGTCGCCTACGGCGTGCTGCCGATCTTCGCGCTCGCGAATGCCGGCGTACATCTCAGCGCCGAGACGCTGCGGGATGCCGTGACCTCGCCCATCGCGTGGGGCATCGTCGTCGCGCTCGTGGTCGGCAAGTTCGTCGGCATCACCGGCGCGACACTGCTCCTGCGGGTGCTCGGCAAGGGGCAGCTCGCGCCGGGGCTCGGGCTGCACCGCATCGCCGGGGGAGCCGCGCTGTCGGGTATCGGCTTCACCATCGCCCTGTTCATCGTGCCGATCGCGATCACCGACCCCGCGACGCAGAACATCGCGCGGGTAGCGGTGCTCGCGGCATCCGTCATCGCATTCCTGGCGGGATGGGCGATCCTCTCGATCGGCGATCGGATCCGGCCGCCGGAGCCGGTCGGGGCCACTCTGGCGCGACCGATCGACCCCGAACGGGACCACTTCAAGGGCCGTCCCGCCGCGAAGTACACGATCGTCGAGTACGGCGACTTCGAGTGCCCGTTCTGCAGCCGCGCCACCGGGTCGGTCGACGCGGTGATCGAGCACTTCGGCGACGAGGTGCTGTGGGTCTGGCGGCACCTGCCACTGGATCAGCCGCATCCGCACGCGCAGGCCGCTGCGCAGGCCGCCGAGGCCGCGGCGCTGCAGGGGCACTTCTTCGAGATGGCGCAGATGCTGTTCACGCACCAGGACCACCTCGAGCCGGCCGATCTCTGCGGGTACGCCGACGCGCTCGGGCTGGATGCCGACCGGTTCGCCGAGGACTTCTCCGCGCCCGCCGTGCTGCGACGCATCCAGGACGACCGCTGGGACGCCGAGGTGATGGACCTGCAATCGACGCCCACCTTCTTCGTGAACGGGCGTCGCCATGTCGGGCCGTACGACTCGGCGAGCCTCATCCGGGCACTTCAGGCACAGGTGGGGGAGGCGCGCCACCGCTGA
- a CDS encoding DUF3817 domain-containing protein yields MFRTPLSLFRTLAIAEAITWTLLIAALITRAVTDISVVVTIAGGIHGFIFLSYGATAILVAMNQRWGVWPAVVAIASAIIPYATIPTELWLHRSHRLEGAWRLEQTDDPRDAVWYDKWMRWFLHRPWALGLLIAVAIVALFVVLLILGPPGGSRS; encoded by the coding sequence GTGTTCCGCACGCCCCTGTCCCTGTTCCGCACCCTGGCGATCGCCGAGGCGATCACCTGGACGCTGCTGATCGCCGCGCTCATCACGCGTGCCGTCACCGACATCTCCGTCGTCGTGACGATCGCCGGCGGCATCCACGGCTTCATCTTCCTGTCGTACGGCGCGACCGCGATCCTCGTCGCGATGAACCAGCGCTGGGGCGTATGGCCGGCGGTCGTCGCGATCGCCAGCGCGATCATCCCCTACGCGACCATTCCCACCGAGCTCTGGCTGCACCGCTCGCACCGACTCGAGGGTGCCTGGCGCCTCGAGCAGACCGATGACCCCCGTGACGCCGTCTGGTACGACAAGTGGATGCGCTGGTTCCTGCACCGTCCCTGGGCGCTGGGCCTGCTCATCGCGGTCGCGATCGTCGCGCTGTTCGTGGTGCTGCTCATCCTCGGTCCTCCGGGTGGCAGCCGCTCTTAG
- a CDS encoding MarR family winged helix-turn-helix transcriptional regulator, producing the protein MAGERPPFSPVIALLTVSAVWDAQLNTLLRRVGLTTRKYALLAHIEATPGISFSELARRSQITVQTAHTAVRSLADEGMVTDATAHAGAASDLRVTDRGTAALREADARLGDLDRTFGVGAPALTKALEGLHEEPFEGNPQDR; encoded by the coding sequence ATGGCCGGCGAACGACCTCCGTTCAGCCCCGTGATCGCGCTGCTGACCGTGTCGGCGGTCTGGGATGCGCAGCTGAACACGCTGCTGCGCCGCGTCGGGCTGACCACGCGCAAGTACGCGCTCCTCGCGCACATCGAGGCCACCCCCGGCATCTCGTTCAGCGAGCTGGCGAGGCGCTCGCAGATCACCGTGCAGACCGCGCACACGGCCGTCCGGTCTCTCGCGGACGAAGGCATGGTGACGGATGCCACGGCCCACGCCGGTGCGGCCTCCGACCTGCGCGTCACCGACCGCGGCACCGCCGCGCTCCGCGAGGCCGATGCGCGCCTCGGCGACCTGGACCGCACATTCGGCGTGGGCGCACCCGCGCTCACGAAGGCGCTCGAGGGGCTGCACGAGGAGCCGTTCGAAGGAAACCCTCAGGATCGTTGA
- a CDS encoding VOC family protein, whose protein sequence is MDWKIELIFVPVTDVDRARDFYVKIGFHLDHDQVPFEGLRFVQLTPPGSACSIAFGEGLGVDLEPGQQNTIQVVVPNADEALAHLRGLGVEAAGVDDQAWGRFVTFDDPDGNTWTLQELPVRD, encoded by the coding sequence ATGGACTGGAAGATCGAACTCATCTTCGTACCGGTGACGGATGTCGACCGCGCGCGCGACTTCTACGTGAAGATCGGGTTCCACCTCGACCACGACCAAGTGCCGTTCGAGGGACTGCGGTTCGTGCAGCTGACCCCGCCGGGATCCGCGTGCTCGATCGCTTTCGGCGAGGGCCTCGGCGTCGATCTCGAGCCCGGGCAGCAGAACACCATCCAGGTCGTGGTCCCGAACGCCGATGAGGCGCTCGCCCACCTTCGCGGCCTCGGTGTCGAGGCGGCCGGGGTCGACGATCAGGCGTGGGGCCGCTTCGTCACGTTCGACGACCCCGACGGCAACACATGGACCCTGCAGGAGCTCCCCGTGCGCGACTGA
- the nrdF gene encoding class 1b ribonucleoside-diphosphate reductase subunit beta has protein sequence MTPEKLKLVDHVQAINWNRIQDDKDLEVWNRLVNNFWLPEKVPLSNDIQSWNTLTPDEQTLTMRVFTGLTLLDTIQGTVGAVSLIPDAITPHEEAVYTNIAFMESVHAKSYSSIFSTLCSTKEIDEAFRWSVENPNLQKKAQIVMEYYQGDSPLKRKVASTLLESFLFYSGFYLPMHWSSRAKLTNTADLIRLIIRDEAVHGYYIGYKFQKGLERVTEAEREEIKDYTFSLLYELYDNEVQYTQDLYDGVGLTEDVKKFLHYNANKALMNLGYEAMFPASVTNVNPAILSALSPNADENHDFFSGSGSSYVIGKAEATEDEDWDF, from the coding sequence ATGACCCCCGAAAAGCTCAAGCTTGTCGACCACGTGCAGGCGATCAACTGGAACCGCATCCAGGACGACAAGGACCTCGAGGTCTGGAACCGCTTGGTGAACAACTTCTGGCTGCCCGAGAAGGTGCCGCTGTCCAACGACATCCAGTCGTGGAACACGCTGACCCCCGACGAGCAGACGCTGACGATGCGCGTGTTCACCGGACTCACGCTCCTGGACACGATCCAGGGCACCGTCGGCGCCGTCTCGCTCATCCCGGACGCGATCACGCCGCACGAAGAGGCGGTGTACACGAACATCGCGTTCATGGAGTCGGTGCACGCCAAGAGCTACTCGTCGATCTTCTCGACGCTGTGCTCGACGAAGGAGATCGACGAGGCCTTCCGCTGGTCGGTCGAGAACCCGAACCTTCAGAAGAAGGCTCAGATCGTCATGGAGTACTACCAGGGCGACAGCCCGCTCAAGCGCAAGGTCGCCTCGACCCTGCTGGAGAGCTTCCTGTTTTACTCCGGGTTCTACCTGCCGATGCACTGGTCGTCTCGGGCGAAGCTCACGAACACGGCCGACCTGATCCGCCTCATCATCCGTGACGAGGCCGTGCACGGGTACTACATCGGGTACAAGTTCCAGAAGGGCCTCGAGCGCGTCACCGAGGCCGAGCGCGAGGAGATCAAGGACTACACGTTCTCGCTCCTGTACGAGCTCTACGACAACGAGGTGCAGTACACGCAGGACCTTTACGACGGCGTCGGCCTGACCGAGGACGTCAAGAAGTTCCTGCACTACAACGCCAACAAGGCGCTGATGAACCTGGGCTACGAGGCCATGTTCCCGGCATCCGTCACCAACGTGAACCCGGCCATCCTGTCGGCGCTCTCGCCCAACGCGGACGAGAACCACGACTTCTTCTCGGGCTCCGGCTCGTCGTACGTCATCGGCAAGGCCGAGGCCACCGAAGACGAGGACTGGGACTTCTAG
- the nrdE gene encoding class 1b ribonucleoside-diphosphate reductase subunit alpha, giving the protein MVETALTQAQFKTESRFEGMDYHALNAMLNLYDADGKIQFDADKRAAREYFLQHVNQNTVFFHSLKERLDYLVEKEYYEPEMLAKYPLEFIQKINDFAYGKKFRFETFLGAFKYYTSYTLKTFDGKRYLERFEDRVVMTALALADGDQELAMQLVDEIISGRFQPATPTFLNTGKAQRGELVSCFLLRIEDNMESISRGINSSLQLSKRGGGVALLLSNIREAGAPIKQIENQSSGIIPVMKLLEDSFSYANQLGARQGAGAVYLQAHHPDILRFLDTKRENADEKIRIKTLSLGVVIPDITFELAKNDEDMYLFSPYDVEKVYGVPFGDISVTEKYREMVDDARIKKTKINAREFFQTLAEIQFESGYPYIMFEDTVNAANPIKGRINMSNLCSEILQVNTPTTYNEDLSYAEIGKDISCNLGSMNIALAMDGGNLGSTVETAIRALTAVSDQSHIASVRSIEDGNDRSHAIGLGQMNLHGYLAREHVYYGSEEGLDFTNIYFYTVLFHALRASNNIAKDRGESFDGFADSTYASGTFFDKYIEQAWVPQTAKVVEMFAGIPIPTQEDWVALKASIQEHGIYNQNLQAVPPTGSISYINNSTSSIHPIASKIEIRKEGKLGRVYYPAPFMTNDNLEYYQDAYEIGYEKVIDTYAAATQHVDQGLSLTLFFKDTASTRDINKAQIYAWRKGIKTIYYIRLRQMALEGTDMSECVSCML; this is encoded by the coding sequence ATGGTGGAAACTGCACTGACTCAGGCGCAATTCAAGACCGAGTCGCGGTTCGAGGGCATGGACTATCACGCCCTCAACGCGATGCTCAACCTGTACGACGCCGACGGCAAGATCCAGTTCGACGCCGACAAGCGTGCCGCGCGGGAGTACTTCCTGCAGCACGTCAACCAGAACACGGTGTTCTTCCACTCGCTCAAGGAGCGCCTGGACTACCTGGTCGAGAAGGAGTACTACGAGCCCGAGATGCTCGCGAAGTACCCGCTCGAGTTCATCCAGAAGATCAACGACTTCGCCTACGGCAAGAAGTTCCGGTTCGAGACCTTCCTCGGCGCGTTCAAGTACTACACGAGCTACACGCTGAAGACGTTCGACGGAAAGCGCTACCTGGAGCGGTTCGAGGACCGCGTCGTGATGACGGCGCTCGCGCTGGCGGACGGCGACCAGGAGCTCGCCATGCAGCTGGTCGACGAGATCATCTCCGGTCGCTTCCAGCCGGCCACGCCGACGTTCCTGAACACCGGCAAGGCGCAGCGCGGCGAGCTGGTCTCCTGCTTCCTGCTGCGCATCGAAGACAACATGGAGTCGATCTCCCGCGGCATCAACTCGTCGCTGCAGCTGTCCAAGCGCGGCGGCGGCGTCGCGCTGCTGCTCTCGAACATCCGCGAGGCGGGTGCGCCGATCAAGCAGATCGAGAACCAGTCCAGCGGCATCATCCCCGTGATGAAGCTCCTCGAAGACAGCTTCAGCTACGCCAACCAGCTCGGCGCACGTCAGGGCGCGGGCGCGGTGTACCTGCAGGCGCACCACCCCGACATCCTGCGCTTCCTCGACACCAAGCGCGAGAACGCCGACGAGAAGATCCGCATCAAGACGCTCTCGCTCGGTGTCGTCATCCCCGACATCACCTTCGAGCTCGCCAAGAACGACGAGGACATGTACCTGTTCTCGCCGTACGACGTCGAGAAGGTCTACGGAGTGCCGTTCGGCGACATCTCCGTCACCGAGAAGTACCGCGAGATGGTCGATGACGCGCGCATCAAGAAGACCAAGATCAACGCCCGCGAGTTCTTCCAGACGTTGGCCGAGATCCAGTTCGAGTCGGGCTACCCGTACATCATGTTCGAGGACACGGTGAACGCGGCCAACCCGATCAAGGGTCGGATCAACATGTCCAACCTGTGCTCGGAGATCCTCCAGGTCAACACGCCGACCACGTACAACGAGGACCTCTCCTACGCCGAGATCGGCAAGGACATCTCGTGCAACCTCGGCTCGATGAACATCGCCCTGGCGATGGACGGCGGCAACCTCGGCTCCACGGTCGAGACGGCGATCCGTGCGCTGACCGCGGTCAGCGACCAGAGCCACATCGCCTCGGTCCGCTCGATCGAGGACGGCAACGACCGTTCGCACGCGATCGGCCTCGGGCAGATGAACCTGCACGGCTACCTGGCGCGCGAGCACGTCTACTACGGCTCCGAAGAGGGCCTGGACTTCACGAACATCTACTTCTACACGGTGTTGTTCCACGCGCTGCGCGCGTCGAACAACATCGCGAAGGACCGCGGTGAGTCCTTCGACGGGTTCGCCGACTCGACGTACGCGTCGGGCACGTTCTTCGACAAGTACATCGAGCAGGCCTGGGTTCCGCAGACGGCCAAGGTCGTCGAGATGTTCGCCGGCATCCCGATCCCCACGCAGGAGGACTGGGTGGCGCTGAAGGCCAGCATCCAGGAGCACGGGATCTACAACCAGAACCTGCAGGCGGTGCCCCCGACCGGCTCGATCTCGTACATCAACAACTCGACGAGCTCGATCCACCCGATCGCGTCGAAGATCGAGATCCGCAAGGAAGGCAAGCTCGGCCGCGTCTACTACCCGGCGCCGTTCATGACGAACGACAACCTGGAGTACTACCAGGACGCGTACGAGATCGGCTACGAGAAGGTCATCGACACGTACGCCGCGGCCACGCAGCACGTCGACCAGGGCCTGTCGCTGACGCTGTTCTTCAAGGACACCGCGTCGACCCGCGACATCAACAAGGCGCAGATCTACGCATGGCGCAAGGGCATCAAGACGATCTACTACATCCGCCTGCGGCAGATGGCGCTCGAGGGCACGGACATGTCCGAGTGCGTCTCGTGCATGCTCTGA
- the nrdI gene encoding class Ib ribonucleoside-diphosphate reductase assembly flavoprotein NrdI yields the protein MHANAGRESEARPSTSTAPLLVYFSSVSGNTARFIEKLGKRAVRIPLRSSEPPLRIDEPYVLITPTYGGGEGRGVERGAVPKQVIRFLNDERNRRLLRGVISTGNTNFGESFGLAGDIISRKCHVPHLYRLEVFGTPEDVDRVSEGLERWWKLH from the coding sequence ATGCACGCGAACGCAGGGCGAGAATCGGAAGCTCGTCCCTCGACATCGACTGCTCCGCTGCTGGTGTACTTCTCCAGCGTGTCGGGCAACACGGCACGCTTCATCGAGAAGCTCGGGAAGCGTGCCGTGCGGATCCCGCTCCGTTCGAGCGAACCTCCCTTGCGGATAGATGAGCCGTACGTGCTCATCACTCCGACCTACGGAGGCGGCGAAGGCCGCGGCGTCGAACGGGGAGCGGTCCCCAAGCAGGTCATCCGATTCCTCAACGACGAGCGAAATCGTCGCCTGCTGCGTGGAGTGATCTCCACGGGAAACACCAACTTCGGCGAGTCATTCGGACTCGCCGGCGACATCATCAGCCGCAAGTGCCACGTGCCGCACTTGTATCGGCTTGAAGTTTTCGGCACGCCGGAAGACGTAGATCGCGTGAGCGAAGGATTGGAACGATGGTGGAAACTGCACTGA
- the nrdH gene encoding glutaredoxin-like protein NrdH has translation MTITVYTKPSCVQCTATYRALDSKGIEYEIQDLSQDPAALEQVKALGYLQAPVVITDEDHWSGFRPDKIDELASRLA, from the coding sequence ATGACGATCACGGTCTACACCAAGCCCTCTTGTGTCCAGTGCACGGCGACCTATCGCGCGCTGGATTCCAAGGGAATCGAATACGAGATCCAGGATCTCTCGCAGGACCCCGCGGCCCTCGAACAGGTCAAGGCGCTGGGCTACCTTCAGGCGCCCGTCGTGATCACGGACGAGGACCACTGGTCCGGCTTCCGCCCCGACAAGATCGACGAGCTGGCCAGCCGCCTGGCCTGA